From the Montipora capricornis isolate CH-2021 chromosome 2, ASM3666992v2, whole genome shotgun sequence genome, one window contains:
- the LOC138032403 gene encoding uncharacterized protein, producing MAGKTSKNNFDGDIDDEEFLLLFDINKSDNLDLPYKNYENFDLDLLEDDECVSEFRFHKRDMPLLAEALQIPESTTCHQRSVCDGVEALCIVLNRLAYPCRYLDLIPRFARAVPVLCLINNQLVDFIYETHRHRLLQWNQQLLNANALEEYTAAISAKGSPLDHCFGFIDGTVRPICRPSQHQEMVYNGHKRVHSIKFQSVALPNGMIGNTFGPVGEEYK from the coding sequence AAGCAAGAACAACTTTGATGGAGATATCGATGATGAAGAGTTTCTTTTGCTATTCGACATCAACAAATCGGACAACTTGGATCTCCCATACAAAAACTACGAGAACTTCGACCTTGATTTGCTGGAGGATGATGAGTGCGTGTCGGAATTTAGATTCCACAAGCGGGATATGCCCCTACTAGCAGAGGCCTTACAAATACCTGAAAGCACTACTTGCCACCAAAGAAGTGTGTGTGACGGAGTTGAAGCCCTCTGCATCGTACTGAACCGCTTGGCCTATCCATGCAGATATTTGGATTTGATACCAAGGTTTGCGAGAGCTGTCCCTGTCCTTTGTCTGATTAATAATCAACTGGTTGATTTCATTTACGAGACCCACAGACACAGGCTTCTACAGTGGAATCAGCAGTTGCTGAATGCGAACGCTCTTGAGGAGTACACGGCAGCCATATCGGCGAAAGGCTCTCCACTAGACCACTGTTTCGGATTCATAGACGGAACTGTTAGGCCGATTTGCCGACCGTCCCAACACCAGGAAATGGTATATAATGGCCACAAGCGAGTTCACAGCATAAAGTTCCAGTCTGTGGCACTTCCCAATGGAATGATAGGAAACACGTTTGGTCCAGTAGGTGAGGAATATAAATAG